In the genome of Pseudomonas putida, one region contains:
- a CDS encoding DegT/DnrJ/EryC1/StrS family aminotransferase: MIEFIDLKTQQVRLKERIDAGIQRVLDHGQYILGPEVDELEQKLAAFVGVAHCISVANGTDALQIALMALGVGPGDEVITPGFTYIATAETVALLGAKPVYVDIDSRTYNLDPALLEAAITPRTKAIIPVSLYGQCADFDCINTIAEKHGITVIEDAAQSFGATYKGRRSCSLTRIACTSFFPSKPLGCYGDGGALFTNDDDLALVLRQIARHGQDRRYHHIRVGVNSRLDTLQAAILLPKLEIFLEELEWRQVIANRYSDMLQAQGIETTPFVQADNTSAWAQYTVRVANRDNVQQKLREAGIPTAVHYPIPLNRQPAVADSLAILPVGDQVANEVMSLPMHPYLDESVQKIVVKALKESISQ, encoded by the coding sequence ATGATTGAGTTCATCGACCTTAAAACCCAGCAAGTGCGCCTCAAAGAACGCATTGACGCAGGTATTCAGCGTGTTTTGGATCACGGCCAGTACATCCTCGGGCCAGAGGTTGACGAGTTAGAGCAGAAATTGGCAGCGTTTGTTGGTGTTGCCCACTGCATCAGCGTGGCCAATGGAACCGATGCCCTGCAGATCGCCTTGATGGCGCTTGGAGTGGGGCCGGGCGATGAAGTGATCACGCCCGGTTTTACTTATATCGCCACCGCAGAGACTGTCGCACTCCTTGGAGCCAAGCCGGTTTATGTGGATATCGATTCGCGCACTTATAACCTTGACCCGGCACTGCTCGAGGCAGCAATTACTCCACGTACCAAGGCTATTATTCCTGTATCACTTTATGGACAATGTGCGGATTTTGATTGCATCAATACCATTGCCGAAAAACATGGCATTACGGTGATCGAAGATGCGGCACAGAGTTTTGGTGCGACGTATAAAGGACGCCGCTCCTGCAGCCTGACACGGATTGCCTGCACCAGCTTCTTCCCGAGCAAACCATTGGGTTGCTATGGCGACGGAGGCGCGTTGTTCACCAATGATGATGACTTGGCTTTGGTGCTCCGGCAAATTGCCCGTCACGGGCAGGACCGCCGATATCACCACATTCGAGTTGGAGTAAATAGCCGGCTCGATACACTGCAGGCGGCGATTCTGTTGCCCAAGCTGGAAATCTTCCTTGAAGAGTTGGAGTGGCGGCAAGTGATAGCCAACCGCTACAGCGACATGCTGCAAGCGCAAGGCATCGAGACCACGCCGTTTGTCCAAGCCGACAATACCAGCGCATGGGCTCAGTACACAGTCCGCGTGGCAAATCGTGACAATGTCCAGCAGAAGCTGAGGGAGGCCGGTATCCCTACCGCCGTTCATTACCCAATACCGCTTAACCGTCAACCAGCGGTCGCGGACAGTTTGGCGATTCTGCCAGTCGGTGATCAGGTGGCCAATGAGGTCATGAGTTTGCCGATGCACCCCTATCTGGACGAGTCGGTCCAAAAAATTGTTGTAAAGGCCTTGAAAGAGAGCATTTCCCAATGA